The window TTCGTGTGATCACAGACCATTCACGGTCTGTCTTTTTTTCACTTGGTGATGGAATTTACCCTGACCGCACAGGTCGTGGTTATGTGATTCGTAGATTAATCCGCCGTGCCTCACTATTTGCAAGGAAACTGGGAATCCACGAACCATTTTTATACAAACTCGTTTCGACATTAAAAGATTTATATTCCCTTCGTTACCCAGAACTAAAAGACAAAGCCAAAGACATCGAATCCATACTCAAAAAGGAAGAAGAATTATTTCTTCATACTTTAGAAGTGGGCCTCGAGGAATTGGAAACCGTTTTAGAACATCTAAAAAAAGAGAAACAAACCGTTGTTACAGGAAAAGAAGGATTTCGATTGTATTCCACTTATGGGTTCCCAAGAGAGATGACAAAGGAACTTGTCGAAGAGAGAGGATTTTCCTTCGATGACAAAGGATTTGAAGAGGAATTGGAAAAAGACCGTTATTTGTCGCGGGCTAGTTGGAAAGGAAAAAAAATCCAATACCTCACAGGGTTTTCTGCATCCCCTGAGTTAAAAACAGAGTTTTTAGGTTATACCGAAACAAAAGCCAAGTCAAGAGTACTTCATTTATTTGTGGATGGAAAATCGGTCACTTCCACCAAACAAGGGGAAGAGGCAGTGATCGTTCTCGATAAAACTCCTTTTTATGCGGAAGGCGGTGGACAAATTGGAGATACTGGATACTTAAAAAAAGAAGGGTTCCAGTTCCAAGTCCAGGACACACAAAAAGAAAATGATACCTTCCTTCACATGGGAATGATTTTGAAAGGGAATCTTTCTGTGGGTGATGTGGTAGATTCTGAGATTGAAGTGGAACGCAGGCAAAATCTGGCAAACCACCACTCCGGCACACACTTGTTAAATGGTGCTCTGCGAAGAATTCTTGGATCTCATGTAACACAAAAAGGTTCCATTGTATCTGCTGATTACCTACGTTTTGATTTTTCTCATCCCAAAGCTCTCTCCAAAGAAGAAATCATTCAAATTGAAACCGATGTGAATGAGGCAGTGAGTGCGAACATTCCTGTCAAAACGGAAGTTTTAGAAATTGGACAAGCCAAAGAGTCTGGTGCCCTTTCTATGTTTGATGAAAAGTATGGAAGTGTTGTCCGTGTGATTTCGATGGGAGATAAATCCAAAGAATTTTGTGGGGGGACACATGTTTCCAACACCAAAGAAATTGGATTTTTTGCCATCGTAAAAGAAGGCAGCCCTGGGGCGGGAAATCGTCGGATAGAAGCCATTTGTGGTGAGTCGGTTGTGAATTATTTTTTACACCAATTCCAAACCTTGGCATCTAAAATTGAGACTCATAATTTGTCCGCCAAGGAAACGTTTGGTGACCTGAAAGAGTTTGGGATTACAAAAGAGGTTCCTTCTCCCGAAATCTTACAAACTATGTTCCACCAAGATGGAAAGGAAGTGGTAACACGACTTCGTAAACTTCGGGAAGAATTGGAAATTGAATTAGAAGAGAAATCGAGTGCTCTTTTCAAAGCCAAAAAGAAAAGGGAACAAAAAGAATTCCAAATGAATCCAGAGCTTGTGGATGGATTATTACAAAAGGCCCATCACTTTCCGAAAGGAAAGGTAGTGACAGAAGTGTTTCCATCGGTTGATGCCAAGTCCCTCAAAGATTTAGCCGATTCACTCAAAGCCAAAGAACCAGAAATTTTATGTTTGTTTGGAACAACGGAAGGGGAATCATCTACTCTTGTCTTTATGTGCAATAAGGTTCTGAATGAAAGAGGGATCCATTGTGGAGACATCTTAAAGGAAACCTTGGTGATGTTAGATGGAAAAGGGGGAGGTCGACCCGACATGGCGCAAGGTGGTGGTAAAAAACCAGAATCTGTAGCAAAGTCCTTAGAGTTTGCCTTATCTCTTGCAAAAATAAAATTATCGTAAAATCTTTTTTATAAGAAAAACAATTAGGAGAAACCAATGGCACAAGATCCATCCTTTGATATCGTATCGAAACTCGAACGGCCTGAATTACAAAATGCGGTCTCACAAGCAATGACGGAGATCCAAACACGTTTTGATTTTAAAGGATCCAATTCCGAAATCAAAATCACCGATGACCAATTGGTTTTGACTTCTGAAAACGAAATCAAATTGAAACAAGTGATCGATGTCCTCACCACCAAGATGGCAAAACGGGGGATTGGCCTGAAGGCCTTTGACTTTGATTCCAAGGTCGAATCAGCGACAGGACAAACGGTTCGGATGAAGGTAAAAATCCAAAATGGTTTGGACAAAGAACAAACCAAACAGATCACAACCCTCATCAAAGACCAAAAACTAAAAGTGCAAGCAACGATCCAAGGGGATTCGGTGCGAGTGGTTGGCAAAAAGAAGGACGATTTGCAGGAAGTGATGGCCGCCATCCGCAATGCCAATTTCAATTTTGATGCGAATTTTACGAACTTTAAGGGATAATTTCTAACGAATAAAGAAAGCCTTTTGGCTTCCAAAATTTTTCTGTCTATGTCTCGAAACCGTCCGATATTTCCCGTATGGACCCTAAACAATCCGTATGGGGATGGAATCTGCCTAGAAAGGACTTCCTCCCGTATTTATTTGTATTTTCTGGTGTATTTTTACTATTATCCCTTTTTTCTTTCCAAGAAGGTGAGGATGGTTCGCTCTTCAATTGGTTTGGAAGGCTTGGGCATTACATCGCCCTCACACTCTTTTATTTACTCGGAAAATCTTCCTTTTTACTTGCTGGATTTGTTTTACTCTTAGGTGTCCTTTCCCTTAGAAACCCTGAATTTGACAGCCTCAGTAAGGCATTATTTTTTCCCATTTTTCTCATCGCAACCACTGTCAGTCTGAACCTTCTGGAAACTCCCTTGGGTCATGTGGGAGATAGCGGTGGGATCCTTGGGCAATTTTTTTCATGGATCTTTTCCTATCTTTTTGGGGAAACGGGGCGAGTCCTTGTGGTTTTCTTTTTGTACTTATACTTTGCCGTGATTTGGCTCGAAGATGGGGCCTGGTCCTATACCTTCTCCACCATCCATTCCGTTTCCGAAAAACTATACCACCTCATGGGTGGTAGAAAAGAATTCCCACATTTGAAATTACCCTCCTTTTTGGAATCGGCCATTTCCACTCGCCGTGCTCCGGCATCAGAACTGAGACAAAAAGATTGGTTCCAAGTGAAAACGGAAGGGGAATCCAAGGAAGACCTCGCCGATCATTTTTGGAATGTGGTTGCAAGTGAAACTGGTCCATCTCCCATGCAGAGGACAAATCCTGGGAGATCAAACGGACTTTGGGCCAAAGATTCGTTAGGATCATCTCAAGAAGAATCGCCTGAGTCTGGAAAGGGAAACCAAACGACCGTTCGATTCCAGAATACAAAACATTTTGGTGGTTTTTTTGATGCTTCTGGAAACGTGTTTCGTTTCCAAAAACAAAACGTAAGCCCTTCTTCCCATGCGAAACTCACAATGGAATCCAAAACTCGCATTGCGCTCACAGACAAACGCCGAGAGGAAGAAACGGGTGCCGATGGATTCGATGATTTCCAGGAAGGAAGTTTCGAATCCAAAATCCGATTCCAATTTCCTGAAGCCAAATGGAAACCTAAATTGGAAATAGGAGCCACACTCGACAATGTAGAACTTCCTAAATTAGATCCCATCAAACAAACATTTGGTGATGTTGGTTCCTTGTCCCAAACTCGAAGTTTGACAAGTGTTTCCGATTTAGAGGAAGAGGAGAACTGGGACGACTCCGATTCATTGGATGGCGACGACGAAGAAGTCAATCCAGTTGAAAACCAAACACTCACCATCCCGATCCCAGAATCGGTTCGTTTGTCCCTTGTGGAAGAAACTGGTTTTGAAACAGAGAAATTTGATGGAACCACTGATGAGGAAACTGACTCCATTTCTTCTGAAGAGGAGGAAGGGGATTTTGAGGAAGAAACCTTAGAAACTCTCGCAGTGGAAGAATCTTCTCCACTGGTTCGCTCCAATTTGAGCGCTGGAAACTTCGGTAAGAAAAAACCGATTCCCAAGGAAACAAAAACAGAACAGGAACTTATGTTTGGTTCCATGGTTCCCAAACCCAAATTGAAAAAAGGGAAGTATTATATCTCACCCAGGTTACTTGCTTCCCACCAAGTCCCTGTTGCCAATATTTTAAAAAATGATTCGGAACTGGATCTCATTGCCAAAAAAATCGAAGAGTCCACTGGCCACTTCGGAATTGAATCGAAAGTCATCACGAAGGAACGAGGACCCATCATCACCCGTTACGAGATCACCATTCCCAATGGGATCAAACTAAATCGGATTGTATCCTTATCGGATGAGATCAGAGCCTACCTCGAAGTGAAAAACATTCGGATTGTGGCACCTATCCCTGGTAAGGCGTCGATTGGGATTGAAGTTCCTAACCGCATCCGGGAAGATGTGTTTTTGTCCGAGATCTTAAAAGACACCATCCTCCAACAGAAAGCAAAAGACCTTTCGATTTGTATTGGTAAGGACATTTCCGGGAAACTTGTGATGATTGATATCGCCAAACTCCCTCACTTACTGGTCGCAGGAACCACAGGGTCTGGAAAGTCAGTGAGTATCAATGCGATGATCACAAGCCTGATCTGCACCCGTTCCCCAGAAGAAGTGCGATTCATTATGATCGATCCAAAGATGGTGGAGATGACTTTGTATGAAGGGATCCCACATCTACTGATGCCCGTCATCACTGATCCGAAAAAAGCAACAAAGGCATTGTCTTGGGCCATCCAAGAAATGGAGAGTCGTTACCAAATGATCTCCCAATTGAAAAGTAGGGACTTTAAAAGTTTCAATGAGAAGGTGGACGAGTATGCCCATGCCAAGGGTTTCCAGAAACTCCCATACATTGTGATCTTCATCGATGAGTTAGCAGACCTCATGATGGTTTCGGGTAAAGACTTAGAGGAACAAATCCAAAGGATTTCCCAAAAAGCAAGAGCGGTGGGAATCCACTTGGTCATGGCCACCCAAAGGCCTTCGGTGGATGTGATCACAGGGGTCATCAAAGCCAACTGCCCTGCTCGTGTGGCCTTCCAAGTGGCACAAAAAACAGACTCGCGCACGATTCTTGATACGAGTGGGGCAGAAACACTCCTCGGAAAAGGGGACTTTTTGTACCGCTCGCCGACCTCCAGTGACCTCATGCGAATCCAGGCTCCCTACATTGAAGAGAAAGAAATTGATTCCATTGTGGAAGAAGCCAAAAAACAAGGGGCTCCCGCGTATGTGGAAATGAACTGGGAGGATGAGACAAATATGGAAA of the Leptospira biflexa serovar Patoc strain 'Patoc 1 (Paris)' genome contains:
- the alaS gene encoding alanine--tRNA ligase, whose translation is MKFKTVQEIARLYTNYFQDKGHTIVPSSSLIPKGDPTLLFTTAGMVQFKPLFTGAVELPYTRAASVQKCVRTTDLEVVGKTERHCTFFEMLGNFSFGDYFKKEAIEYALDFSLNHLEIPKDKIWVTIYLDDDEAKKFWMDLGIPEERIVRLGKKDNFWGPAGDSGACGPCSELYLDRGPEKGGPTCGNNPNCKPGCDCDRYLEYWNLVFNQFNQTVSGELLPLKQTGIDTGSGLERVAMLLQEVDSVYDTDELKSIIKQIEILSGYKYDETTKQSFRVITDHSRSVFFSLGDGIYPDRTGRGYVIRRLIRRASLFARKLGIHEPFLYKLVSTLKDLYSLRYPELKDKAKDIESILKKEEELFLHTLEVGLEELETVLEHLKKEKQTVVTGKEGFRLYSTYGFPREMTKELVEERGFSFDDKGFEEELEKDRYLSRASWKGKKIQYLTGFSASPELKTEFLGYTETKAKSRVLHLFVDGKSVTSTKQGEEAVIVLDKTPFYAEGGGQIGDTGYLKKEGFQFQVQDTQKENDTFLHMGMILKGNLSVGDVVDSEIEVERRQNLANHHSGTHLLNGALRRILGSHVTQKGSIVSADYLRFDFSHPKALSKEEIIQIETDVNEAVSANIPVKTEVLEIGQAKESGALSMFDEKYGSVVRVISMGDKSKEFCGGTHVSNTKEIGFFAIVKEGSPGAGNRRIEAICGESVVNYFLHQFQTLASKIETHNLSAKETFGDLKEFGITKEVPSPEILQTMFHQDGKEVVTRLRKLREELEIELEEKSSALFKAKKKREQKEFQMNPELVDGLLQKAHHFPKGKVVTEVFPSVDAKSLKDLADSLKAKEPEILCLFGTTEGESSTLVFMCNKVLNERGIHCGDILKETLVMLDGKGGGRPDMAQGGGKKPESVAKSLEFALSLAKIKLS
- a CDS encoding YajQ family cyclic di-GMP-binding protein encodes the protein MAQDPSFDIVSKLERPELQNAVSQAMTEIQTRFDFKGSNSEIKITDDQLVLTSENEIKLKQVIDVLTTKMAKRGIGLKAFDFDSKVESATGQTVRMKVKIQNGLDKEQTKQITTLIKDQKLKVQATIQGDSVRVVGKKKDDLQEVMAAIRNANFNFDANFTNFKG
- a CDS encoding DNA translocase FtsK; amino-acid sequence: MDPKQSVWGWNLPRKDFLPYLFVFSGVFLLLSLFSFQEGEDGSLFNWFGRLGHYIALTLFYLLGKSSFLLAGFVLLLGVLSLRNPEFDSLSKALFFPIFLIATTVSLNLLETPLGHVGDSGGILGQFFSWIFSYLFGETGRVLVVFFLYLYFAVIWLEDGAWSYTFSTIHSVSEKLYHLMGGRKEFPHLKLPSFLESAISTRRAPASELRQKDWFQVKTEGESKEDLADHFWNVVASETGPSPMQRTNPGRSNGLWAKDSLGSSQEESPESGKGNQTTVRFQNTKHFGGFFDASGNVFRFQKQNVSPSSHAKLTMESKTRIALTDKRREEETGADGFDDFQEGSFESKIRFQFPEAKWKPKLEIGATLDNVELPKLDPIKQTFGDVGSLSQTRSLTSVSDLEEEENWDDSDSLDGDDEEVNPVENQTLTIPIPESVRLSLVEETGFETEKFDGTTDEETDSISSEEEEGDFEEETLETLAVEESSPLVRSNLSAGNFGKKKPIPKETKTEQELMFGSMVPKPKLKKGKYYISPRLLASHQVPVANILKNDSELDLIAKKIEESTGHFGIESKVITKERGPIITRYEITIPNGIKLNRIVSLSDEIRAYLEVKNIRIVAPIPGKASIGIEVPNRIREDVFLSEILKDTILQQKAKDLSICIGKDISGKLVMIDIAKLPHLLVAGTTGSGKSVSINAMITSLICTRSPEEVRFIMIDPKMVEMTLYEGIPHLLMPVITDPKKATKALSWAIQEMESRYQMISQLKSRDFKSFNEKVDEYAHAKGFQKLPYIVIFIDELADLMMVSGKDLEEQIQRISQKARAVGIHLVMATQRPSVDVITGVIKANCPARVAFQVAQKTDSRTILDTSGAETLLGKGDFLYRSPTSSDLMRIQAPYIEEKEIDSIVEEAKKQGAPAYVEMNWEDETNMEMASDEDEELFDEAWNIVVTEKKASASYLQRRMRIGYNKAARLMELMEMRGYVSPQIGAKPREILRSA